The following DNA comes from Streptomyces sp. NBC_00690.
CCTTGAGTGGGATTGGTGCGGGGTGATCCTTGGCGAGGACATGGTGAGACGCGACGGCCGTTGGGTCTACCGCAAGGGGCAGTGGCGCGAGGATACGGAAAGCGGGGTCAAGCGTGTCAGGGTGCCCGGTTCGTTCGACATGAAGCTCCGTGAGGGGACGGGAAGCGAGGAAGAGAAGGCGGAGGAGTTCGCGCGGTGTGTCCGGCACGCGTACCACGTGCTCATGACCAGGGCGAGCCGGGCGACGGTGCTGTACTCCACGGATGAGGAGACGCAGGCGTACCTCAAGAGCCGCGTAGGTGACGTTCAGATACACGGCCTGCGGCCCACGTGGGAAAACCTCTCTGCCGAGGCGCGGATTCCACATCGCCCCAGCCCGAAGAGGAAGGGCCATGCCACCCCTCCCGGGCAGGAACTGCTCTTCTGAGGGGCCCTTGCCGTAGCGCTAACGCCAGACAGGATGAGAGTGGCGGGCTCGCCGGGCCCGCCACTCGCTGCCTCAGATGAGGTGGCGCGCTGCCACCGCCAGTGCCTCCCACACGAGGTTGGAGATCACGCTCGCGGCGACGCCGGCCAGGATCTCGCGGATCCAGGGACGACGCGCAGGCTTGTACTCGACAGGTTCCATAAGGGCCACTCCGGGGTGTGAGTTCCGAGTGGTAGGACCGCCCTACCGGGCATCCGCCCCATCCGTAACTCACGCCCAGTGGACTGGGCCGTGGACTCCGCCTCGTACCCTCCGGGAAGGTGCGCAGCACTAGGAGCCTATCCCACGGGGCGCTCTCTCATCGGGCCAACGGCAGTGCAGCCGAGTGGAGTTAGAGCTTGAGATCGGTCCAGGTGGTCCTTCCCACAAGCAGTGAGGTTGGACACCATCTCCGCAGGCCGTCGTCTGTCCGCCCACCTTGGGAGCAAGACAAACGGAGACCCAGGACCGGCCCTCCCCCTACCCCTGGGAGCAGGACTCTCGACCACGTACGTCGCTTGATGCTGGCCGCCGAGCTGTATCGCGCCTTGGCCACATTCTCCTTCACAGCGCAGTCGGGCCGTATCAACGAGCGCGACCTGCTGATCGCAGTACCCGCGGGCCACTACCTGGTCGAGATTCAGGAGCCATCTGGGGTGGCTGGAGAACAACGGATCCACCTGGAACTTCCACTGATCCGACCGCGCCCGGGCGATCAACAACCCGCTCCACTTCAATGACGCCAAGCCCAAGGGCCTCGAGAGCAGGCTCCTGGCGGCGGCGCGCAAGCTGGGCATCCCCGAGCGATTCGTGCCGCGCGTGGAACCGGCGAACTTCCTCTCGGCTCTGGATCTCGGCCATCTCGACGATGTCCAGAAGGACAAGGTCTACGGTCGCAACGACCACCCCACCGGCCTGAAGTGCATCTGGCAGGACTTCCTCGGGCTGGCGCCGGACCGCCCCGCCCGCTGCATCGCACCCGACTTCTCCCGGAACACCTTGCCGCGCCTGCTGAAGGCCATCGGCGTCCAGCAATCCACGGCCCACGTCAGGTTCGGCGACGCCTGGAAACTGCAGCCGCACCCTCTGGACCGTGGACACTCCAGGGAAGACCGTCTGTCCACGCACGACGGTCCCGGGCAGGAGGAGGGTCGGGTCCGTATCTATCTGGTCGGCCACATGGCCACCGAGACGGCGAAGAAGTTGACTGATCGCGCGGCCGGACGCGAGTACTAGGTTCTGCAAGGCATCACACCGCGGAATCGTCGAGGCCGTCCAGATTCGCGAGCACCAGGGCGGATCCGCAATCCTCTTCTGGCACTGTCACACGGATCTGTGCCTCGACCAGTATCCGGCTGCCTACGGGGGCAAGCTCACGCTCTCCAGCCGTAGAGGGCGAGGATTCCAGTCATGGCAGTCAGGCTAGAGCCGCATTGACGCTCGTCACCTGAACCCGCTGCATCGAAGAACCTGGGCTTGCGGGACCTCTACACGGTTTGGCTGGATGAGTTCGTGCCGTGCTTGATGGGTGCTGGATGACCACTGCTGGATCCGCGTTTCGGCAGGTGGGAGCTCTGTGTTGAGCGTTCCGGTGCAACGTTTAGGCGTAGTTCCACCACTTCGCCTGTGTCGAATGTGCAGGTGAATAGGGTCCGATTCTCGGAGATACGTGATGCAGCATCACCTACAGAGGCAAGGGCGTGGTTTGTACCGAGCTGGAGCGTTCGACGAGGCTTGCTGGAGAAGGAGTAGCTTTTCCAGTGGGAAGGCGTGCTGGGATGGTGCTCCTGCGTTGGGTCGTTGCCCTCCTCCCCACCGTTGCCCGCGGTAGCGTCCGAGCGAGTGATGATCGTGCCCAGGTCTTGGGGCAGGAAGGGCAACTCCGTCGTGGTGTGCGGTGACGGGGCGCTTTGGGGGCCGACACCTACCGGATCAGCTCCCGTCCTCGTCGTCCCCGTCCTGTGCCTGAGGGGCGGCGGGTCGGTGCGGGCTGTGTGAGGTGTCCCAGAAGTACGGAGGTGTCATGCCGCCCTCGCCCGTCTCCCCCCGGCTTTCGTTCCGTTCGTCCGCTCCGCTCTCCGCCGACCCCGGCGTGAATGTTCCTGCGCCCGCGGCAGCTGGGTCCTCGGCATCCGCCACGTCGGTGAACGGTGAGTCCTCGGCGGTTGGGTAGGGCGGTGACCAGGGCCCTGTGGTGCCCCCCGCTTGCGAAGGCCCATCCTCCGCCCCCTCGCCCTCGTCGGGCTCTGCGAGAACGGTCTGCCTGATCTCATCGGCGGCCTCGTACAGTCCGGCCATTTGCAGGCTCCGCACCACACGGTGCACGAACGTCGTGCACTCGTCCGTCTCCGGCTTCAGACCCAGTGCTGCCAGCAGTAGGAGCAGCCGGTCCGCAACCCCCACCTCGTCCTCCCGGCTGAACATCCCTCCTCCCTGGCCGCTTCTATCCCACAGCGGCCCCCCGGCGGCGGCTTCGCTCCGCGCATGGGCGGGCGGGACGAGCAGGTGGCGAAAGAGCTCGGGTACCTCATCGTCATTGGCCGCCGCTGCGATCTGGGCGAGCGGGCCGATCATGTCGACCGCCTTCTCGATTTCGTTCTCGTGACGGGCCAGCCACCACACCACCGCGCTGCCCGCGCTCTTGAGGACGTCGTCACCGAGGTAGCGGCGCTTGTTGCGCTCGTGCTGACGCTCGTGTTCCCAGATCTCTTCGTCCTTGCGAAGGTCGTTCAACTTCCGCAGGCGCTCGCGGTCGGCGAGGGCGAGGGCGAGCGTCACATCGGTCGCCATGGCCTGCACCCGCCCGCGACGGTCCGGGATCGGGACGCCCAGCTCGCCCTCCAAGAGATACCGCGCGAAGCTCGCCCGGCCAGGCTCCTCGTGGCGGACGACCTCCAGGGCTCGGTTGACGACCGAGGACACGGCGAGAGCTAGGTAGGCACCGTCCGACCGGTCGGAGTGGTGCGAGGTCGGCCGCCATCGCACGGTGGCGGAGAACAGGAAGTCGTAGCCGTCCGCCGCGCTCGGCAGCGCCGCGTCGTTCACGCGCGTCTCCTGATACGGCTGCTCGGTTGGCGCTGCGAGCGGTTCGGGTTCCCCGGGCTCGTACGGGTCGGCCGGCGCGCGGCCACCGCTGAAGACCGTCATCACGAGCAGCAGGGAGCCCGAGGTTGTGACCGCGGACATGAAGCCCCACAGCAACACGGACCAGTTCAGGAGGTTACCGAGAACGGCCGGTGCGAGGCCGCAGAGGGCGACGAACAGCAGCCTGGGAATGCGGTGTTTCATCGTGCCTCTTCCGTGGTCAGTGGTTCGGCGCCCGCGTGCTCCGTAATTTCCGTGCGGGCGTACTGGGCCTCGTCGATGCGCTGCCAGAAGCGGGTGGCGACGGCGGCTCGGGAAGGGTGGTGCGCCTGCCCTGCCCAGTCGCAGGCGATGGCGTAGAGGCGGTGGAGAGCGGTCATGCGGCCGTGTGTCGCCCCGACCATCACCTCCAGCGCCATCTCCCGCGTGCTGTCGCCCGCCACGGCGTTCAGCCAGCTACTCACCAGCGGGTTCCAGAGCTCCGTCGGCGGCTGGGAGAAGACCGTCTTGCAGCCCAGGAACAGGTCTGGCCAAGGTGGCGGCTCTGGAGCCCGGTCGCTTCTCAACAGCTCCGTGAGCATTCGGAGATGAGGCTCGGCTCTGTGCGGCTCCCGATGCGTCCACCCCCGCAAGCGGTCGATCAGCAGTCGGTAGAGCCGACGGTCGCGGCCGACGAGGTTGAGAAGTGCCTCCCGGGCCTCGCCCGCGGCCTCCCCTTTCCGTATGGCGAGATAGTGGAGCCGCACGATCGCCTGGTCCGGATGCGTCGTGCCGAGGTTCTGGACGCAGGCGCTGGTCAGGACGCGGGCGAACCCGTCCGACAAGGGGCCGGACCTCGCGCACTTGTACATTCGCTCGCGGAACCACCCCCCGAACCTCTCGTGGCTGAGACCGATTTCGAGGGCCGCCACGGCTCGCGGGTCGCGGGACGCCCCGGTCGCGCTGCCCGCCCAGCGGATCGCGAGGTTGAAGAGGTGGTCGGGACGCCCGACGGCCAGCGACTGCTCGCCAAAGCGAACGACGACGTTCACACGGTCGTCGATGGTCAGAGCACGCAGCCCGGCGGCATGACCGATCCAGCCCTTGAGGTCGTCGCGCACCCCGGGGAAATTCGCCCAGAAGTACGTCCGTACTGCGTCGGCGTAGGCCAGGCGCCCGAAGCGGAGCCGTCCGTCCAGGTTCCGCTCGACTCCGAGTGCAGTCAACCGCTCCCCGAAATCCGTCTGCGCGAGCTCGGTGGTTGCCTCTTCCTTGTGCCTCACCGTCCTCATCAGGCCGTGCCATGCCTCGTAGACGGCGTCGGCGCGGGCCTCCTCGAACACTGCCGTCGCAAGAAGCAGGGCCCGTTCGGGCGCGGTGCGGACCGTGGCCATCTGTCGGCCCACCTCACCGGCTCGGTCGGTCACCGCGTGCATCGCCTGGTCGAGCCATCCCGCGAAGTCGCCGCCGAACCGCCCGCTGTCGCGAGCGGCCCTCACCAGCCCCGCGAGCCGTGCCAGCTCCCACATGGGGGAGCGGTCGCACAGGCGCTGGAGGTCGGCGTTCTCCAGGTCCGCGGGGCGGAAGGCCATCCGGTCCATGCGGAGGTGTCCGGTGACGACGGCGATGCCCCGGGGGCGCCCCAGTGTCACCATGTGCGGTTCGAGGTCCGGCGCGTGGACGTGCTCCATGCCCGAAGCCAGGACGACGACCATGTGTGCCCCGGCCTCCTGGACCTGTGACCGGTACACAGCCAGCCGGCCCTGGGCTTTGGCGTATGCCTCCTCGTCGACGATCCCGGAGAGATCGAGGAGGAAGCGATCCCCCTCACCGGGAGCGAGAGGACTATCGTCCGTGCGCTCGTGCTTGTCCGAGGCGGGAAGCTCCTCGAACCGGACCCCTTCCTCGTCGACGCCCCTTTCCTCATTGAGCCTGTGCAGCAGCATGATCGCCGCAGCGCGCCGGCCGCTGCCGGGCGGCGCGTCGAGCAGCACCACCGATCCGGGCTTCTCCAGGCGGTCGGCGGCGACGCGGTAGCCCACGGGCGCAGCGAAACGGTCGGCCAGCCGCATCCGGTCCTTGTGGACGATCCGGAGGGATTCGACCCCTCTACGAATCATCCGGTCCGTCACGTCACGGCCGTAGAAGTTGTACTGCGGCCCCTCGCCGTTGTTGACCGGGCCGTGCGGATCATTGATGGTGACACGGTCCTGTTCGGTCATCGTTCGTCGTCCGAGCGTCGGCGCTCGCGTTCGAAACGCTGGTGCACCGTTCCGCTGTTGTCGCCCGCCGTGAACTGAACCCCGGTGTTGTCGCCCTCGAAGTGAGGCGCGTTGTATTGGCTGCCTTGACCGGTGTTCACCGGCCCCTGCGGCTCGTTGACGAAGGTGCCGGACAGGTCTCCGTTGAGGTTTCCGATGCTGCCGCGCATGTGCTGCTCGACGTCGCGCGTCCGCATCCTGGTGTGTCCGCTGTCCTCGGCCGACTTCTTGCGGGGCTTCGACTCTGCCCGCTCCTGTGCCGCACGGGCGTCGCGGTCCAACGCGCCCAGTTCGGGCAGCAGACGGGCGAGGTCGTCGCCGAGTGCCATTAGGTCTGGCCCGGAGTTGCGGTGGTCGAACCGCCTGTACTGGCAGTCCGCCAGCTCCCGCAGATCGTCCGGGAGGATGGCGCTGTCGATCCGCGTGGCCCTTCCTACGAGCACGGGGATCACCAGGATTCCGCGGTCTAGCGCGGTCCGGATCTCACGACGGGTCCAGTCCTGCTCTGCTTCGATGGCGGGGCGACCGTTGGCTCCCGGCACCTCTGCCCAGCGCGGGCCGATCACGGCGAGGAGTGCCTCGCACTCCTTCATCGCCCTGACCAGTTCCTTTGGGAAGCGCTGTCCGATCTCAATCGAGCTGCTGGCGAAGAAGATGGGATCCTCGCCGAACCGCCGGATTAGCTCCCGAGCGATCATGGCCGCGGCGGATTCCTCATCGCCTGTGCGGTAGTTGACGAAGACGTCAGTCATGTATGGGGCCCTTCATAGGAGGTGCCGGGTGTGGGTGGGTACGAGCGCGGGGGTTGGGCGCCGGTCCGCCCAGGCCGTGATGTCCCAACCGTTCGACGGCACGGCGCGACCACGGGATGGAGTTCGAAGGGAGGCGCGCTACTGGCGCGTCATGGTCGAGGGCAGCCCGAAAGAGCTTGGGTGCGGGTGCGATGCATCAGGTGGGAATCAGAAGATGCCGCCGGGATCGTCGGATTTGGACGGCCGGAGGGGCTGGGTAGTCCGGCGAGCCAAGGGCTCAAGCCGGTGTTGTTTGCGGAGCGGGAGTCAGCCGTGCGCGGGGGCGAGTACCTGTGCCAGCGCCGGCTGGAGATCGCGTACGGCCCGGCTGCTGCGGAACCGGGAGAGTTCCCGCGCAAGACGTCGGATGTCGCTGTTTACCGTGGCCGAGGGCACGGCCGGCATCACGCCTAGAAGCTCTGCGGCGATCGTGCACGCGTGCTCGACCTCTCCGGACGCGGCGTGGGCCAAAGACCTACGGAAGCCATAGCGGGCGCGGGTGCGCAGCGCGTTCGGGGGGAGGCGGCGGCATTCCCGGTCGAGGACCTCGGCGGCGGCCTTCGGACGGCCGAGGTCATACAGGCACCAGCCGGTCGTCATCGCTGCCGGATCGCTCACGTGGGTGGTGCCGATCAGGGGCTGGGTGCCGCTGCGGGCGTCGTCGCTGTCGAGGAGCTTCCGCGCCCTGTCGAGGCCGCGGAGGCAGTCGTGTTCGTCGCCGACGAGTGCGTGTCCCTGCGCCTCCCGCTGGGCCGCGAGTCCCCGAATGCGCGGTGGGAGTTCGTCGCCCTGGGCCTGGCGGGCCAGGGCGACGGTGCCCCCAGCGTCCCCGTCATAGAGCGTGACTAGGGCGCGTCGCACGAGCGCGTAGGAACCGAGGTACGGATCACCCCCGGCGCGTGCCAGTTCGGCGGCCTCACTGGTCCAGCCGAGCGCCGCACCGCTGTCCCCGGCCTCCTGAGCCATCCAGCCGGTGAACTCCGCGAACCGCGAGGCGAGCAGGAGCGTGGGGCCCCGAGTGGCGGACGGGGTGTCGGTGACCAGCCCGGCGACCGTGCGCGTCTGCGTCTCCAGCAGGGGAAGCAAGGCTTTCGGCGCGGTGGACTGGCCGAGCTTTCGTAGCTGGTCGAACTGGGCGAGGAAGGAGGGGAGGAGGGGGCTGGTGGCAGGGGGCGCCTGACTGCCGAGTTGCAGGCCGAGGTCGATCAACGCGCTTGAACCCGCCGCGAGAACCGCCCGGCGCCCGACGAGCCAGGGGCTCAGGGTGGGGGTCTCGTCGGTATCCGCGTCTGTCTCAGGACGGACGGCCAGACGCTCCAACTCGCCGTTTACTCCGAGGAAGGCATCGCACCGCCTGGCCAACTGGGGTGAGGCGGAACGCTCCCCGCGCTCGACCTTGCTGAGATGCCCCTTGTCGTAGTTGAGTGCTGCGGAGAACTCGGTCAGAGTGAGCCCCGCTTCCTGTCGTAAACGGCGGAGCTCCGGGCCGAAACGTAAGTTCGTACTCACCATCAACCAACCTCCCCTTGACTAGCGACCGTGAGAGCTGTGCAGCCTCACGGGGAACCTTTGTTCGGTATTCGGCCGATGTGAAGACCGGTGGCGAACACCCATCGTGACGGATTCGTTTCACTTTGCATCCGAGAGCGAGTTTGGCACGAGGTGCGTTTCGAGGATCGAGATTCGGCGGGGTTGCCCGTTGCCTCTTCGGTTCTCTTCTCTACGAAACGCCGTCGGCCTTCCTGGGCGAGGCGCTGAGTGAACCCGGTCTCGGCCTTGTTGGTCTCCGGCCGAGCGTGCGCTGGCTGCGAAGTCCTCCGTAGGTTCAGGCGCGTACGGTGCTGTCGGCTATCGGCAGGGGTGCGAGGGGCTTCACCGGCATGGCCCGTGCAACTGGCGGGATCGGGGTTACGCCTCTGCCATGAGCGTTGAAGCCCCTCAGGGGCAAGCGGATCGTTGCTGTGGAACTGCCCGTATCGCTAAGCCCGTCGAGAGATCGCCGCTACCGGGACGTATTCCTGCCTGCGGTTCTGGCTGTATCTACTCGCTTCACCAGGGAGGAGACCGAGCGGGGGCGGTGTGATCTGATTCTGACAGCGGTAGATCTGGACCAGTTGGCGCGGCCGGGCCGTCGAGCCCCTTGGTTCGTGAGCTGCGCTTCGAGCGCCTCTGCGATGCACGGGGTGTCACACTCCCGCTGGCGGAGCGTTGGTTGCTGTCGCGGTCCTCGATCGGCAAGTGTCCGCGACGGCACGATCACCAGCGCCAACGCGTCCTCAACGCTCGGTGACTTGTGTGGCGCATGTGTTACATCGATGTGCGGCCCCTTGTGGGATTCCTATGGACAGGCCAATCTTTCGCTCAGCAGGCAAGGCATGTACATGGCAGATTCAGCTGCCGCTATTTGTCATGCACCTGATGAAGATCGCATGCGTCACCCATCGAGGAGGATCCCCCGACATGACAGTGCTGCGAATCCCGCGTCGAAGACTTACTGCGGCCAGTGCCATTGCTGTTGCTGCCCTCGCGCTCGGCGCGGCTTCCGCGCTCCCGGCCGCTGCGGCCGATCGGGCGCCGGAAGGGACCATTCAGAACGCGGGCGCCCCGGGCGTCATCAAGGACAGCTACATCGTCACCCTGCGCGACTCGGCCGCTGACGCTGCCTCTCCTCAGGGGCGTGCCCTTGCGGCCGAGTACGGAGCCAAGATCCGGCACACGTACCACGAGGCGTTGAACGGGTACGCCGTCCAGCTCTCGGAGGCGCAGGCCAAGAAGTTCGCCGCGGATCCGGCCGTCGCCGCCGTCGTCCAGAACCGCACCTTCACCGTGGCCGCCACCCAGCCCAATCCACCGTCCTGGGGTCTGGATCGGATTGACCAGCGGGCCCTGCCCCTCAACGGCAGCTACACCTATCCGGACACCGCGGGTGAGGGCGTGACCGCGTACGTCATCGACACCGGGGTGCGTGTCAGTCACGGCGACTTCGGCGGCCGGGCCTCGGACGGGTACGACGCGGTCGACAATGACAACGTCGCGCAGGACGGCAACGGCCATGGCACCCATGTCGCCGGGACCATCGCCGGTGCCGCCCATGGCGTCGCCAAGAAGGCCAAGGTCGTCGGGGTGCGGGTGCTCAACAACGCCGGTTCCGGGACGACCGCCGGTGTCGTCGCCGGCATCGACTGGGTGACGCGCAATGCGGTCAAGCCCGCCGTCGCCAACCTCAGTCTCGGCGGTGGCGTCGATGCCACCCTCGACGCAGCCGTGCGCAACTCGATCGCCTCCGGAGTCACGTACGCGATCGCCGCTGGCAACTCCAACGCCGACGCCGTCAACTTCTCGCCCGCGCGGGTGACCGAGGCGATCACCGTCGGTTCCACCACCAACACCGACGCCCGTTCCAGCTTCTCGAACTACGGCAGTGTGCTGGACATCTTCGCCCCCGGCTCGTCCATCACCTCGGCCTGGCACACCAGTGACGCGGCGACCAACACGATCTCCGGTACGTCCATGGCGGCCCCGCACGTGGCGGGCGCGGCAGCGCTGTACCTCGCGACCAACACGGCCGCGACTCCCGCGCAGGTCTCCACCGCACTGACCACGGCGGCCACCCCCGGCGTCGTCACCAACCCGGGCCCCGGTTCGCCGAACCGCCTGCTCTACGTCGGCACCGGGAACACCAACCCTCCGGGCAAGCGCTTCGAGAATGCCGCCGACTACACCATCAACGACCACGCCACCGCGGAGTCCCCGGTCACGGTGAGCGGAGTCGCCGGAAACGCCCCGGCCGCACTGAGCGTGCCCGTCGACATCAAGCACACCTACGTCGGCGATCTGCAGATCGACCTGGTCGCACCCGACGGGAGCGTCTACAACCTCAAGGCGTACGGAGCGGGCGGTAGCGCGGACAACATCAACACCACGTACTCGGTGAACGCGTCGTCCGAGGTCGCGAACGGGACCTGGAAGCTGAGGGTCACCGACAACGCCTCGCAGGACGTCGGCAAGATCGACCTGTGGGCACTCCAGTTCTGATGCGCATCGAGCCTCGATCCGTCGGGACGTCAGACTCCTTCAACTGACGCGACACCGGCGCTCGATGGAGGGGCGGTCGCCATGGCGACCGCCCCCTTTCGGTGTGGACCCGGCGCACTGCGGGCGGTTGGTCGGTCTATACGATTTCGACCTACCCCGGCCCCACTCCACTTCCGACGAGGAGCGCCGCATCCGTGGATCCATCGCAGCAGGGCGGACAGCAGCCGTACCAGCCGCATCCCATGCCACAACCCCATCCTGCGTATCTCCCGAACCAGCCCTATCAGTCGTACCCCGTACCGCCGTTCGCGCCCACCCCAGCGGTGAACGGCCTCTCCATCGCGTCCCTGGTGTGCGGTCTCGTCTGCTGTCTGCCGCCGCTCGGTCTGGTCTTCGGGCTGATCTCGCTGCGGCAGATCCGGCGCAGGGGTGAGCGTGGCAAGGGCATGGCGATAGCGGGCACCATCCTCTCCTCGGTCAGTACCCTCCTGACGCTCGCCCTGCTGGCGACCGGGGTCCTGGGCAGTGCGTGGGAGGGGATGAAGGAGGGCATGGACGAGGCGTCCCGTTCCCGCAGCACTCTCGACCTCCGCAGCGGTGACTGCTTCAACCTGCCGGGCGAGGGGAAGACCGACGACTCGGCGAAGGAGACCGCGGCCGTCGAGACGGTGGAGTGCGCCGGCGAGCACCAGGCGGAGATCGCGGGAGATTACAAGATCACCGGATACCGTGAATTCCCGGGTGAACGAAGGCTGGAGGCGCTCGCCGAAGAGGGCTGCCAGAAG
Coding sequences within:
- a CDS encoding DUF4190 domain-containing protein, producing the protein MDPSQQGGQQPYQPHPMPQPHPAYLPNQPYQSYPVPPFAPTPAVNGLSIASLVCGLVCCLPPLGLVFGLISLRQIRRRGERGKGMAIAGTILSSVSTLLTLALLATGVLGSAWEGMKEGMDEASRSRSTLDLRSGDCFNLPGEGKTDDSAKETAAVETVECAGEHQAEIAGDYKITGYREFPGERRLEALAEEGCQKINDAYAMDPWVVPNTMDFYYYLPTRQSWRLDDRSITCGFATTKGEMTTGSVRRDATVLDPHQVAYLRAEGLVLQAHYVIPEADYAEDIAGHQQWATRVAAALGQQARALRQHTWPQSASGAAADRAAEFERAGAHWQKAAVTRDEDRFWGHSRAGETALARKTEIALRGAIGLETVPPIEAEAEQESAV
- a CDS encoding S8 family peptidase, which translates into the protein MTVLRIPRRRLTAASAIAVAALALGAASALPAAAADRAPEGTIQNAGAPGVIKDSYIVTLRDSAADAASPQGRALAAEYGAKIRHTYHEALNGYAVQLSEAQAKKFAADPAVAAVVQNRTFTVAATQPNPPSWGLDRIDQRALPLNGSYTYPDTAGEGVTAYVIDTGVRVSHGDFGGRASDGYDAVDNDNVAQDGNGHGTHVAGTIAGAAHGVAKKAKVVGVRVLNNAGSGTTAGVVAGIDWVTRNAVKPAVANLSLGGGVDATLDAAVRNSIASGVTYAIAAGNSNADAVNFSPARVTEAITVGSTTNTDARSSFSNYGSVLDIFAPGSSITSAWHTSDAATNTISGTSMAAPHVAGAAALYLATNTAATPAQVSTALTTAATPGVVTNPGPGSPNRLLYVGTGNTNPPGKRFENAADYTINDHATAESPVTVSGVAGNAPAALSVPVDIKHTYVGDLQIDLVAPDGSVYNLKAYGAGGSADNINTTYSVNASSEVANGTWKLRVTDNASQDVGKIDLWALQF
- a CDS encoding helix-turn-helix domain-containing protein; the protein is MVSTNLRFGPELRRLRQEAGLTLTEFSAALNYDKGHLSKVERGERSASPQLARRCDAFLGVNGELERLAVRPETDADTDETPTLSPWLVGRRAVLAAGSSALIDLGLQLGSQAPPATSPLLPSFLAQFDQLRKLGQSTAPKALLPLLETQTRTVAGLVTDTPSATRGPTLLLASRFAEFTGWMAQEAGDSGAALGWTSEAAELARAGGDPYLGSYALVRRALVTLYDGDAGGTVALARQAQGDELPPRIRGLAAQREAQGHALVGDEHDCLRGLDRARKLLDSDDARSGTQPLIGTTHVSDPAAMTTGWCLYDLGRPKAAAEVLDRECRRLPPNALRTRARYGFRRSLAHAASGEVEHACTIAAELLGVMPAVPSATVNSDIRRLARELSRFRSSRAVRDLQPALAQVLAPAHG
- a CDS encoding DUF6408 family protein → MEPVEYKPARRPWIREILAGVAASVISNLVWEALAVAARHLI
- a CDS encoding toll/interleukin-1 receptor domain-containing protein — encoded protein: MTDVFVNYRTGDEESAAAMIARELIRRFGEDPIFFASSSIEIGQRFPKELVRAMKECEALLAVIGPRWAEVPGANGRPAIEAEQDWTRREIRTALDRGILVIPVLVGRATRIDSAILPDDLRELADCQYRRFDHRNSGPDLMALGDDLARLLPELGALDRDARAAQERAESKPRKKSAEDSGHTRMRTRDVEQHMRGSIGNLNGDLSGTFVNEPQGPVNTGQGSQYNAPHFEGDNTGVQFTAGDNSGTVHQRFERERRRSDDER